Below is a genomic region from Leptolyngbya sp. 'hensonii'.
CACCCGGCCCCCATGAATCCCGGCACCAGGACCAATATCCACCAGGTGATCAGCAGCCCGAATGGTTTCCTCATCGTGCTCCACCACAATCAGGGTATTGCCGAGGTCCCGCAGCCGGGTCAGGGTTTTGAGCAATCGGCCATTATCCCGCTGGTGCAGGCCGATGCTGGGTTCATCCAGGACATATAACACCCCCGTCAGGCCAGATCCAATCTGAGTCGCCAATCGAATCCGCTGCGCTTCCCCACCAGACAGAGTCATGGCGGTGCGATCCAGGGTGAGATAGTCCAGCCCCACATCCAACAGAAACTGGAGGCGAGCCTTGACTTCCCGCAACACCAGATCGGCAATTTGGGCCTGCCGATCGCTCAGGGTGAGACTGTTAACCCGGTTCAGACATTCCCGAATCGAGACACCGGTCAGGTCCACGATCGTAAACTGGCCCAGCCGCACCGCCAGGGATTCAGGCTTTAAGCGGCGACCCCGGCAAACCTCACAGGGTTGGTCCACCAGGTACTGCTCCAGCTTTTGTTTATAGACTTCTGACCCAGCTTCCTGATACTGGCGGTCCAGAATTGGGATCACCCCTTCATAGCGACGGTGATACCCTTTGTTCTCCCGGTAGCGCGAATCCACTTCAATCCAGATCGGGTCCTGAGAGCCGTGGAGCAACACCTGCTGTTGTTCTGGGGTGAGTTGGTTCCAGGGGGTTTTGATATCGAACTTGAAGGCTTCAGCTACACTGCAAATCAGGGACAGGTAGTAGGTATTGTCCTTTTCGGACCAGGGGGCGATCGCCGCATACACGGGCAAAGCCGGATTGGGGATTACCAGATCTGGGGCAAAGGTGCGGTGGCTCCCCAGGCCATGGCAGTTGGGACAGGCCCCATAGGGGGAGTTAAACGAGAACAGACGGGGAGACAATTCCTCCATCACAGCCCCATGTTCCGGACAGGCAAAATTCTCGGAGAACACCAGTTCCTGACCTGACTTAGAATTTTTCCCCTTCCCCTTAAGGCTTTCTGCAGCAGCATACTCCCCTCCCTCCTCTGCCGCCAGTTGGGTAACACCAGGGTTTAGGGGAATCACATTGTTGGCTGCCGTCCCTTCCCCTTCCGCTGCCATTACGTCAATCATGGCAATGCCTTCCGAGTGGCGCAGGCAGGTGGTGAGGGAGTCTACCAGTCGTTCTTCCAGGCCCGCCTTCTTGACCAGGCGATCGACCACAATCTCAATGTGGTGAAACTGGTTCTTGTCCAGTTCGATCGAGTCACTCAGCTCCCGCACTTCCCCGTCGATTCGGACCCGGACAAAGCCTTCCGATGCAAGGCCGGAGAGCAATTTGCGATGGGTGCCTTTCTTGCCCCGCACCACTGGAGCCAGAATTTGAAATCGGGTGCGATCGGGCAGTTCCATAATCCGATCCACCATCTGGTCAATCGTCTGGGGGGCGATCGACCGATCGCAGTGGGGACAGTGGGGTTCCCCAGCCCGACCGAACAGCAGCCGCAGGTAGTCGTAGATCTCGGTGACGGTGCCTACGGTGGAGCGGGGGTTGTGGGAGGTAGATTTCTGGTCGATGGAAATGGCTGGACTCAGCCCTTCGATCGAATCCACGTCGGGTTTGTCCA
It encodes:
- the uvrA gene encoding excinuclease ABC subunit UvrA, with product MSKATDISNNQDRQSSEPTSRNGSRSKKTRSNTENQSPKGQTVIHPGTLSTIRIRGARQHNLKNIDLDLPRDRLIVFTGVSGSGKSSLAFDTIFAEGQRRYVESLSAYARQFLGQVDKPDVDSIEGLSPAISIDQKSTSHNPRSTVGTVTEIYDYLRLLFGRAGEPHCPHCDRSIAPQTIDQMVDRIMELPDRTRFQILAPVVRGKKGTHRKLLSGLASEGFVRVRIDGEVRELSDSIELDKNQFHHIEIVVDRLVKKAGLEERLVDSLTTCLRHSEGIAMIDVMAAEGEGTAANNVIPLNPGVTQLAAEEGGEYAAAESLKGKGKNSKSGQELVFSENFACPEHGAVMEELSPRLFSFNSPYGACPNCHGLGSHRTFAPDLVIPNPALPVYAAIAPWSEKDNTYYLSLICSVAEAFKFDIKTPWNQLTPEQQQVLLHGSQDPIWIEVDSRYRENKGYHRRYEGVIPILDRQYQEAGSEVYKQKLEQYLVDQPCEVCRGRRLKPESLAVRLGQFTIVDLTGVSIRECLNRVNSLTLSDRQAQIADLVLREVKARLQFLLDVGLDYLTLDRTAMTLSGGEAQRIRLATQIGSGLTGVLYVLDEPSIGLHQRDNGRLLKTLTRLRDLGNTLIVVEHDEETIRAADHLVDIGPGAGIHGGRVIAQGDLETLLQAPDSLTGAYLSGREVIRTPEQRRKGNGRSLRLKDAHRNNLKHIDVEIPLGKLVSITGVSGSGKSTLVNELLLPALQHHFGQKVPFPKEIGAIEGLNTLDKVIVIDQSPIGRTPRSNPATYTGTFDVIRDIFAETIEAKARGYKPGQFSFNVKGGRCEACSGQGVNVIEMNFLPDVYVQCEVCKGARYNRETLQVKYKDKSIADVLSMTVEEALEFCCNIPQAAAKLQTLLDVGLGYIRLGQTAPTLSGGEAQRVKLATELSRRATGKTLYLIDEPTTGLSFYDVHKLLDVVQRLVDKGNSVLVIEHNLDVIRCADWVIDLGPEGGDRGGEVIALGTPEQVAQVPQSFTGHYLQQVL